From a single Miscanthus floridulus cultivar M001 chromosome 8, ASM1932011v1, whole genome shotgun sequence genomic region:
- the LOC136472247 gene encoding uncharacterized protein, translated as MGEERKGGGEDGAAAAARAAEQARELQDAAAALLTRTRAEEEALRRRATALQGELRRLREAAAAHADSDKVEEDLDRATCLIVDGDVASLLPSKTQGAFLKMFLGPVNLRATRKEVQLKVKEEYNSYRDRTALLFLGFPVILLFLRQWLWNGCFPALPVQLYQAWLLFLYTSLALRENILRVNGSDIRPWWILHHYCAMLMSLISLTWEIKGQPNCARKQRGVELFLCWAIMQGFVMMLQNRYQRQRLYTRIALGKAKRMDVVWGETAGVEGQLLLLCPLLFLLQGFEGYVGFLLLRTAHTGVVPEWQVVVCGILLIAMAIGNFANTVDTLMAKSRFKAKMKKSKGKRDLDTCPSPTGSSLADSTTKA; from the exons atgggggaggagaggaagggaggaggggaggacggcgcggcggcggccgcgcgcgCGGCGGAGCAGGCGCGGGAGCTgcaggacgcggcggcggcgctgctgacGCGGACGCGGGCGGAGGAGGAGGCGCTGCGCCGCCGCGCCACCGCGCTCCAGGGGGAGCTCCGGCGGCTGCGCGAGGCTGCCGCGGCGCACGCCGACAGTGACAAG GTTGAGGAGGACTTGGATCGAGCGACGTGCCTCATTGTTGATGGCGATGTTGCGTCGCTGCTCCCGAGCAAGACGCAAG GCGCTTTTCTGAAGATGTTCTTGGGACCAGTAAATCTGCGGGCAACAAGGAAGGAGGTGCAGCTCAAGGTGAAGGAGGAGTACAATAGCTACAGG GACAGAACTGCCTTGCTGTTTCTTGGTTTTCCGGTGATTCTGTTGTTTCTTCGACAATGGTTATGGAATGGATGCTTTCCAGCATTGCCAGTTCAGCTATACCAG GCTTGGTTGTTATTCCTGTATACTAGTTTAGCTTTGCGTGAGAACATCCTGCGAGTTAATGGAAGTGATATTCGTCCTTG GTGGATACTTCATCACTACTGTGCCATGCTGATGTCTCTTATAAGTCTCACGTGGGAGATAAAGGGGCAACCTAATTGTGCACGCAAGCAG AGAGGCGTTGAACTTTTTCTGTGCTGGGCCATAATGCAAGGATTTGTCATGATGTTGCAAAATAGATATCAGCGTCAAAGATTATATACTAGGATTGCTTTGGGGAAG GCTAAAAGGATGGATGTTGTATGGGGAGAGACAGCTGGTGTTGAAGGTCAATTGTTGCTGTTGTGTCCTCTCCTTTTTCTCTTGCAG GGATTTGAGGGTTATGTTGGGTTTTTACTTCTTCGCACAGCTCATACTGGTGTCGTCCCTGAGTGGCAG GTCGTGGTCTGCGGGATCCTGCTGATTGCAATGGCAATTGGTAACTTTGCAAACACAGTGGACACCTTGATGGCTAAGTCCCGGTTCAAAGCGAAGATGAAGAAATCAAAGGGCAAACGGGATCTCGATACATGCCCTTCACCAACAGGTTCATCGCTGGCAGATTCAACAACCAAAGCATGA
- the LOC136476489 gene encoding uncharacterized protein has product MSEEYNMDEALKAKNVAETKFHARDIRGARKYALKAQNLCPTLEGILQMVSTLEVHLASESKIDGESDWYRILSLGAFADEEEVKKQYRKLALLLHPDKNKSVGAEEAFKLISEAWSVLSDTSRKVVYDEKRRNHSVVNVTNGIYTYDKKANKRARKNAAAAAAAAAAAAEATTCPVGVDTFWTSCNHCRMQYEYLRIYLNHNLLCPNCHHAFLAVETGFPCNGTSSSFSWSTKQQPQQNHNSTKHSYGSASRTSSIPGTGHGGYQQDNTYDSYNNQSFQWNQYSKITPAAGTNAYSTQALEKQRRKHDESYSYNYSESGNTYVHEKTASRRGRFSKRRRHNYDAYTTVDYGADNKETVAASTEPTAVFTDVGRVNGTSVERLRSAVSGRRANILGEITQIDTRSLLLEKAKATVCEKLHELNITSSSRFAERRRSEGKLYPCDNNIKVNGVLSDKPGKGVKLCNSRSTEIQVPATDDKNPEQRRVPVSIDVPDPDFHDFDKDRMEKAFDSDQVWATYDSEDGMPRLYVMVQKVLSMRPFRIRMSFLNSKSNIELAPINWVASGFQKTCGDFRVGRYQVSETVNIFSHKVSWTKGPRGIIRIVPQKGDTWALYRNWSPDWNELTPDDVIYKYEIVEVIDDFTEEQGLTVIPLLKVAGFKAVFHRHMDPKEVRRIPKEELFRFSHRVPSRLLTGEEGNNAPKGCHELDPAATPVDLLKVITELKEDTVAQTAK; this is encoded by the coding sequence ATGAGTGAGGAGTACAATATGGATGAGGCCCTGAAAGCCAAAAATGTTGCTGAGACCAAGTTCCATGCCCGTGACATCAGGGGTGCTCGGAAGTACGCACTCAAGGCCCAGAATCTCTGCCCGACACTTGAAGGCATATTGCAGATGGTCTCAACGCTTGAAGTTCATCTTGCATCTGAGTCCAAGATTGATGGAGAGAGTGACTGGTATCGGATATTGTCTCTAGGTGCCTTTGCAGATGAAGAGGAGGTGAAGAAGCAGTATAGGAAGCTAGCTCTGCTGCTGCACCCAGACAAGAATAAATCAGTTGGTGCTGAGGAGGCCTTCAAACTGATCTCTGAGGCGTGGAGTGTGTTATCAGATACTAGCAGGAAGGTGGTTTATGATGAGAAGAGAAGAAATCATTCTGTTGTCAATGTAACTAATGGCATCTATACTTATGATAAGAAGGCAAACAAGAGGGCTCGAAAGAATGCCGCTGCTGCagctgccgccgctgccgccgcagcTGAGGCTACTACTTGTCCTGTTGGGGTTGATACATTCTGGACATCTTGCAACCACTGCCGGATGCAGTATGAGTACTTAAGGATTTATCTTAATCATAACCTGCTGTGCCCAAATTGCCATCATGCATTCCTGGCAGTGGAGACTGGGTTCCCTTGCAACGGAACCAGTTCGTCATTCTCCTGGTCAACCAAGCAGCAGCCACAGCAGAACCACAATTCGACCAAGCATTCATATGGCTCAGCAAGCAGGACTTCTAGCATCCCTGGGACAGGGCATGGGGGGTACCAGCAAGATAATACTTATGATTCCTACAACAATCAAAGCTTCCAGTGGAATCAGTACTCCAAGATCACGCCCGCAGCTGGTACTAATGCTTATAGTACACAGGCGTTGGAGAAACAGAGAAGGAAGCATGATGAGAGCTACAGCTACAACTATTCTGAAAGCGGCAACACATATGTCCATGAGAAAACTGCTTCAAGGCGCGGTCGCTTCTCAAAACGGAGAAGGCATAACTATGATGCTTACACTACTGTGGATTATGGTGCTGATAACAAAGAAACAGTTGCTGCAAGCACAGAACCAACTGCTGTTTTCACTGATGTGGGACGGGTCAATGGTACTTCAGTGGAAAGGTTGAGATCTGCAGTGAGTGGGAGAAGAGCAAATATTCTGGGTGAGATTACCCAGATTGATACACGAAGTCTACTTCTTGAGAAAGCCAAGGCAACTGTCTGTGAAAAATTGCACGAGCTAAACATCACATCATCTTCACGATTTGCAGAGAGAAGAAGATCTGAAGGAAAGCTATATCCTTGTGACAACAACATAAAGGTCAATGGCGTGCTCTCTGACAAACCTGGCAAGGGAGTCAAGCTATGTAACTCAAGAAGCACGGAAATCCAAGTGCCTGCTACTGATGACAAGAATCCAGAGCAGCGCCGTGTACCTGTGTCAATTGATGTCCCAGACCCTGACTTCCATGATTTTGATAAAGATCGAATGGAGAAGGCTTTTGATAGTGATCAAGTATGGGCTACATATGACAGCGAGGATGGCATGCCTCGCCTATATGTAATGGTTCAGAAAGTTCTTTCAATGAGGCCTTTCCGGATCCGCATGAGTTTTCTCAACTCAAAGTCAAATATTGAACTGGCACCTATAAACTGGGTTGCGTCTGGTTTCCAAAAGACTTGTGGTGATTTCAGGGTCGGGAGATATCAGGTCAGCGAAACGGTGAACATATTTTCACACAAAGTGAGCTGGACTAAAGGTCCCCGTGGCATCATCAGGATTGTTCCCCAGAAAGGGGATACATGGGCCTTGTACCGTAACTGGTCGCCTGATTGGAATGAGCTTACGCCTGATGATGTGATATACAAGTATGAGATAGTAGAAGTTATTGATGATTTCACTGAGGAGCAAGGGCTGACTGTCATCCCATTGCTGAAGGTTGCCGGATTCAAAGCTGTCTTCCACAGACACATGGATCCCAAGGAGGTCAGGAGGATACCGAAGGAAGAGCTGTTCCGGTTCTCGCATCGAGTTCCTTCTCGTCTTCTGACCGGTGAAGAAGGCAACAATGCCCCAAAAGGTTGCCATGAGCTGGACCCTGCTGCAACTCCAGTGGACCTTCTTAAGGTTATCACGGAGCTCAAGGAAGACACAGTGGCACAGACTGCTAAATAG